One genomic region from Prochlorococcus marinus CUG1433 encodes:
- the mtnP gene encoding S-methyl-5'-thioadenosine phosphorylase: MNKEHLLPIEKSKLGVIGGSGFYSMDQLEYLRELEINTPYGKPSDSIKVYNLGNLEIAFIPRHGRSHSLNPSEIPYKANIWALRSIGVRWIIAPSAVGSLQEQIRPLDIVVPDQFIDRTKNRPATFFNEGAVAHVTMGDPFCTNLSRILSEIGEKNIPGGRQLHRGGTYLAMEGPAFSTRAESNLYRSWGCSIIGMTNHTEARLAKEAEIAYSSLSMVTDYDCWHQTHQEVSVEMVLDNLRSNTEVANRIIFEVAKLIEKERPKSKSHFSLKDGLITQKENIPSSTIEKLGIFTDSY; this comes from the coding sequence ATGAATAAAGAACATTTATTACCAATTGAAAAATCAAAATTAGGAGTGATTGGTGGAAGTGGATTTTATTCAATGGATCAACTAGAGTACTTAAGAGAATTAGAAATCAATACTCCCTATGGTAAACCTTCTGATTCAATAAAAGTATATAATCTTGGAAACCTAGAGATAGCATTTATTCCTAGACATGGCAGGTCACATAGTTTAAATCCTTCTGAAATCCCATACAAAGCTAATATTTGGGCTCTAAGATCAATAGGAGTAAGATGGATTATTGCCCCATCAGCAGTTGGTTCATTACAAGAACAGATAAGGCCACTTGATATAGTGGTTCCAGATCAATTTATAGACCGAACAAAAAATAGACCAGCAACCTTCTTTAACGAGGGGGCTGTTGCTCATGTAACGATGGGAGATCCCTTCTGCACAAATTTATCACGTATATTAAGTGAAATAGGAGAAAAAAATATTCCTGGCGGTAGACAATTACATAGAGGGGGTACCTATCTCGCAATGGAAGGTCCTGCTTTCTCAACTAGAGCAGAATCTAATTTATATAGGAGTTGGGGATGTTCAATAATTGGAATGACGAACCACACAGAAGCAAGATTAGCTAAAGAAGCTGAAATAGCTTACTCCTCATTATCTATGGTTACTGATTATGATTGCTGGCATCAAACTCATCAAGAAGTTTCTGTAGAGATGGTTTTGGATAATCTTAGATCAAATACTGAAGTGGCTAATAGAATAATATTTGAAGTAGCTAAATTAATTGAAAAAGAAAGACCAAAAAGTAAGTCTCATTTTTCATTAAAAGATGGATTGATAACCCAAAAAGAGAATATCCCAAGCTCCACGATAGAGAAACTAGGGATATTTACTGATTCTTATTAG
- a CDS encoding photosystem II reaction center protein J, whose translation MSKLKGPDGRIPDRLPDGRPAVAWERRWTEGTLPLWLVATAGGIAVIFVLGIFFYGSYQGVGGGG comes from the coding sequence ATGAGTAAATTAAAAGGACCTGATGGAAGAATTCCAGATAGACTTCCCGACGGTAGACCAGCAGTTGCATGGGAAAGAAGATGGACAGAAGGAACCCTTCCCCTATGGCTTGTTGCTACAGCAGGTGGAATTGCAGTTATCTTCGTTTTAGGTATATTTTTCTACGGTTCATACCAAGGGGTTGGAGGTGGAGGCTAA
- a CDS encoding rubredoxin, whose protein sequence is MSENIQPASEENKIVENFEKEKLSENPLGLDVEQSSVNLEQNRFECRSCGYIYDPSEGNKKLNIPKNTPFSELDGDTFACPVCRAGKNFYKDIGPKSKPSGFEENLVYGFGFNSLPPGQKNILIFGGLAFAAAMFLSLYSLH, encoded by the coding sequence GTGAGTGAGAACATTCAACCAGCCTCTGAGGAAAACAAAATAGTTGAAAATTTTGAGAAAGAGAAACTTTCTGAAAACCCTTTGGGATTAGATGTTGAACAATCTTCTGTTAATTTAGAACAAAATAGATTCGAATGTAGAAGTTGTGGATACATTTATGATCCGTCTGAAGGAAATAAGAAATTAAACATACCTAAAAATACGCCTTTTTCAGAGTTAGATGGGGATACCTTCGCTTGCCCTGTTTGTCGAGCCGGTAAAAACTTTTATAAGGATATAGGTCCTAAATCTAAACCTAGTGGTTTTGAAGAGAATTTAGTTTATGGGTTTGGTTTTAATAGTTTACCTCCTGGCCAAAAAAATATATTAATTTTTGGTGGGTTGGCGTTTGCTGCTGCAATGTTCCTTTCTTTGTACTCTTTGCATTAA
- a CDS encoding cytochrome b559 subunit beta, which yields MTNSQAPMQAAEVRVYPIFTVRWLAVHALAIPSVFFLGSIAAMQFVAR from the coding sequence ATGACTAATTCTCAAGCTCCAATGCAGGCTGCTGAAGTCCGCGTTTATCCTATATTTACTGTCCGTTGGCTAGCAGTTCATGCTCTAGCTATTCCATCAGTATTTTTTCTAGGTTCTATTGCTGCTATGCAATTTGTAGCCCGATAA
- a CDS encoding YvcK family protein — MYKRKNTKKKYYKFFKEYKFAFLNKLLRILSWLLPGLVIKRWMITSAIGFLTSLFGLAIWTNLRPLYWLIEVFFWLMTGLTSIIPISLLGPLIFVIGILLIGIGQNRSINSIQKALVPEKSTFLVDALRTKSKLNRGPNIVAIGGGTGLSTLLKGLKNYSSNITAIVTVSDDGGSSGILRKQLGVQPPGDIRNCLAALSNEEPILTRLFQYRFSGGSGLEGHSFGNLFLSALTTITGSLEKAVQASSKVLAVQGQVLPATNIDVMLWAELEDGEKIFGESNISKSKKLISRIGYLPENPPALPSALEYIKEADLIVLGPGSLYTSLLPNLLVPEIVDALLQSNAPKIYISNLMTQPGETDGLDVYRHIKSIEKQLSNFGVNTRIFNAILSQIQFEKSPLVDYYESRGAEPVQCNKEKLLSEGYYVLQAPLYSKRITPTLRHDPRRLARAVIFMYRKLKKLN; from the coding sequence ATGTATAAGCGTAAAAATACAAAAAAAAAATACTATAAATTTTTTAAGGAGTACAAATTTGCATTTTTAAATAAACTTTTAAGAATTTTGAGTTGGCTTCTGCCAGGACTGGTAATTAAAAGATGGATGATTACATCGGCAATAGGTTTTTTGACTTCATTATTTGGCTTGGCAATTTGGACGAATTTAAGACCACTTTATTGGCTGATTGAAGTATTTTTCTGGCTAATGACAGGTTTAACTAGTATCATTCCTATTTCATTACTTGGGCCATTAATTTTTGTTATTGGAATTTTATTAATAGGCATTGGACAAAATAGAAGTATTAATTCTATTCAAAAAGCACTTGTTCCAGAAAAAAGTACATTTTTAGTTGATGCATTAAGAACCAAAAGCAAATTAAATAGAGGCCCTAATATTGTTGCAATTGGTGGTGGCACAGGGTTATCAACTTTATTAAAAGGTTTAAAAAATTACAGCAGTAATATTACAGCAATCGTAACCGTGTCTGATGATGGGGGCAGTAGTGGAATTCTTAGAAAACAACTTGGTGTGCAACCTCCAGGAGATATTAGGAATTGTTTGGCAGCATTATCCAATGAAGAACCTATTTTAACTAGATTATTTCAATATAGATTTTCAGGAGGAAGTGGTCTAGAGGGACATAGTTTTGGAAATCTATTCTTGTCAGCTTTAACAACTATTACCGGTAGTTTAGAAAAAGCAGTACAAGCCTCTAGTAAGGTTCTGGCGGTACAAGGGCAAGTTTTACCTGCAACTAATATTGATGTTATGTTATGGGCTGAATTAGAGGACGGTGAAAAAATTTTTGGCGAAAGTAATATCAGTAAATCGAAAAAATTAATTTCAAGAATTGGTTACTTACCAGAAAATCCCCCTGCTCTTCCAAGTGCTCTAGAATACATAAAAGAGGCTGATTTAATTGTTCTGGGACCAGGGAGTTTATACACTTCTTTGCTGCCGAATTTGTTGGTACCAGAGATTGTGGATGCTTTATTGCAAAGTAATGCTCCTAAAATTTATATAAGTAATTTGATGACTCAGCCTGGAGAAACAGATGGACTTGATGTTTACAGGCACATAAAATCGATAGAAAAACAACTATCAAATTTTGGAGTTAATACTCGAATTTTTAATGCTATTTTGTCACAGATTCAATTTGAAAAGTCCCCACTAGTAGACTATTACGAAAGTAGAGGAGCAGAACCAGTCCAATGTAATAAAGAAAAATTATTATCTGAGGGTTATTATGTCTTGCAGGCACCTTTATACTCAAAAAGAATAACTCCAACTCTCAGACATGATCCTAGAAGATTAGCGAGAGCAGTTATCTTTATGTATCGTAAATTAAAGAAATTAAATTAA
- a CDS encoding NADH dehydrogenase subunit K yields MNPQLSPKAIREIREGTCNPLGAPQVTTDLSENIILTSLDDLHNWARLSSLWPLLYGTACCFIEFAALIGSRFDFDRFGLVPRSSPRQADLLIVAGTVTMKMAPALVRLYEQMPEPKYVIAMGACTITGGMFSADSTTAVRGVDKLIPVDLYLPGCPPRPEAIFDAVIKLRKKVGNESILERTKTEQTHRYITANHEMNLVFSENTGEYLNKTSDKVIPSSKQEKITESSGITEEAKIINTEQD; encoded by the coding sequence TTGAATCCACAATTATCCCCAAAAGCAATAAGAGAAATTAGAGAAGGTACTTGTAACCCTCTTGGTGCTCCTCAAGTCACGACAGATTTAAGCGAAAATATTATACTCACAAGTCTAGACGATCTTCACAATTGGGCTAGATTAAGTAGTCTATGGCCCTTACTATACGGAACAGCTTGTTGCTTTATAGAATTTGCTGCCTTAATCGGATCTAGATTTGATTTTGATAGATTTGGATTAGTACCAAGAAGCTCTCCAAGGCAAGCTGATTTGCTTATAGTTGCAGGAACAGTAACCATGAAGATGGCTCCCGCCTTGGTAAGACTTTATGAACAGATGCCTGAGCCAAAATATGTGATTGCTATGGGCGCTTGTACAATCACAGGAGGTATGTTTAGCGCAGACTCTACCACTGCGGTAAGAGGCGTTGATAAATTAATACCAGTTGATTTATACCTCCCTGGATGTCCACCAAGGCCTGAAGCAATTTTTGATGCTGTGATCAAATTAAGAAAGAAAGTGGGCAATGAATCAATTTTGGAGCGCACAAAGACTGAGCAAACTCACAGGTACATAACAGCAAATCATGAAATGAATCTTGTCTTCTCAGAAAATACAGGTGAATATCTAAACAAAACTTCAGATAAAGTCATTCCTTCCTCTAAACAAGAAAAAATAACTGAATCATCTGGGATCACCGAAGAAGCTAAAATTATCAACACAGAACAAGATTAA
- a CDS encoding photosynthesis system II assembly factor Ycf48 encodes MKNFFTSIPNLLLSVVLCFVLSSCSSTGVKMSESSPWKTIQFEDQANALDVDFIDDNHGFLVGSNRLIMESNDGGETWEKRNLDLPSEENFRLLDIDFKGEEGWLIGQPSLVMHTLDAGKNWTRLSLGNKLPGQPFLITTVDASVAELATTAGAIYETSDSGESWNAKVVDASGSGGVRDLRRTNKGDYVSVSSLGNFFSTLENDSDAWIAHQRASSKRVQSIGFNPEGSLWMLSRGAEIRFNQDNNDLENWSKPIIPILNGYNYLDMGWDPNGDIWAGGGNGTLIVSKDQGKTWNKDPIASELPTNYIKIVFLDKDALNNQKGFVLGERGYILKWNS; translated from the coding sequence ATGAAAAATTTTTTTACCAGTATTCCTAATCTTCTTTTATCTGTAGTTCTCTGTTTTGTTTTAAGCAGTTGTTCATCTACAGGTGTCAAGATGAGTGAAAGCAGCCCTTGGAAAACAATTCAGTTTGAAGATCAGGCTAATGCTTTAGATGTTGATTTTATAGATGATAATCATGGTTTCTTAGTAGGTTCTAATAGACTTATTATGGAATCTAATGATGGAGGAGAAACTTGGGAAAAAAGGAATTTAGATTTACCAAGTGAAGAGAACTTTCGTCTTCTAGATATTGATTTTAAAGGGGAAGAGGGATGGTTAATAGGTCAGCCTTCATTAGTTATGCATACACTTGATGCAGGAAAGAATTGGACACGTTTATCTCTAGGTAACAAATTACCAGGCCAACCATTTTTAATAACAACTGTCGATGCTAGTGTTGCAGAGTTGGCTACCACCGCAGGTGCTATTTATGAAACATCAGATAGTGGTGAATCATGGAATGCAAAAGTTGTAGATGCATCTGGTTCTGGAGGTGTAAGAGATTTAAGAAGAACTAATAAAGGAGATTATGTCAGTGTAAGTAGTTTAGGTAATTTCTTTTCTACTTTGGAAAATGACAGTGATGCATGGATAGCTCATCAAAGAGCAAGTAGCAAAAGAGTTCAAAGTATTGGTTTTAATCCAGAAGGAAGTTTATGGATGCTTTCTAGAGGAGCAGAAATTAGATTTAATCAAGATAATAATGATCTAGAAAATTGGTCCAAGCCTATTATACCCATTCTTAATGGATACAATTATCTAGACATGGGATGGGATCCAAATGGAGATATATGGGCTGGCGGGGGTAATGGAACTTTAATAGTAAGTAAAGATCAAGGTAAAACTTGGAATAAAGATCCTATTGCTTCTGAATTACCAACAAACTACATTAAAATAGTTTTCCTTGATAAGGATGCTTTAAACAATCAAAAAGGATTTGTACTTGGCGAGCGTGGTTATATCCTTAAATGGAATAGCTAA
- a CDS encoding photosystem II reaction center protein L, giving the protein MQVNENPNKVPVELNRTSLYLGLLSVFVLGILFSSYFFN; this is encoded by the coding sequence ATGCAAGTAAACGAAAATCCTAACAAAGTTCCAGTTGAACTTAATCGTACAAGCCTTTACTTAGGCTTACTATCAGTATTTGTATTGGGAATTTTATTTTCCAGTTACTTTTTCAATTAA
- a CDS encoding ATP-binding cassette domain-containing protein, with protein sequence MSWGKVNVLNELNFELNDGEKLAIVGPSGSGKSTILKILAGLILPTKGELKIFGEKQTYLRLDQNNPPDVRLVFQNPALLGSLTIGENVGFLLNRNKNLSKKLIQKIVSECLAEVGLFNVENKLPNELSGGMQKRVSFARALITDQTLNRNTKPLLLFDEPTAGLDPIASSRIEDLINNTNDKAKGSSIVVSHVLSTIERTSDKVLMLYGGKFRWAGSIDEFKKSSDPYVFQFRNGKLNGPMQPKDI encoded by the coding sequence ATGAGCTGGGGAAAAGTTAATGTTCTTAATGAGTTAAATTTTGAACTAAATGATGGAGAAAAATTAGCTATTGTTGGCCCCTCTGGTTCTGGGAAATCAACAATTTTAAAAATATTAGCAGGCCTAATTTTACCTACCAAAGGAGAATTAAAAATTTTTGGGGAGAAACAAACATATCTACGACTGGATCAAAATAATCCTCCCGATGTAAGACTTGTTTTTCAAAATCCAGCTTTATTAGGATCTTTGACTATTGGTGAAAATGTTGGTTTTCTTCTTAATAGAAATAAAAATCTATCGAAAAAGTTAATTCAAAAAATCGTATCTGAATGTTTAGCTGAGGTAGGTTTATTTAATGTTGAAAATAAACTTCCAAATGAATTAAGTGGAGGGATGCAAAAAAGGGTAAGTTTTGCCAGAGCTTTAATTACGGATCAAACACTTAACCGAAACACTAAGCCATTATTACTTTTTGATGAGCCGACTGCAGGTCTTGATCCAATTGCCTCATCAAGAATAGAAGATTTAATTAATAACACAAATGATAAAGCCAAAGGATCATCTATTGTTGTTAGCCATGTTCTTAGTACTATAGAAAGGACTTCTGATAAAGTTTTAATGCTTTACGGAGGAAAATTTAGATGGGCAGGTTCTATTGATGAATTTAAAAAGAGTTCTGATCCCTATGTATTTCAATTTAGGAATGGGAAACTTAATGGTCCAATGCAACCCAAAGACATTTAA
- a CDS encoding cytochrome b559 subunit alpha produces the protein MAAGSTGERPFFEIITSIRYWIIHAVTLPAIFIAGFLFVYTGLAYDAFGTPRPDSYFQSSESKAPVVTQRYEAKSQLDLRTK, from the coding sequence ATGGCCGCAGGTTCAACGGGTGAACGCCCATTCTTTGAAATAATCACCAGTATTAGATACTGGATTATTCATGCAGTAACATTACCAGCTATCTTTATAGCAGGCTTCTTATTTGTATATACAGGCTTAGCCTACGATGCTTTCGGAACTCCTCGACCAGATAGTTATTTCCAATCATCTGAATCTAAGGCACCTGTCGTAACACAAAGATATGAAGCTAAATCTCAACTAGATTTAAGAACAAAATAA
- a CDS encoding NAD(P)H-quinone oxidoreductase subunit 3 codes for MFVLSGYEYFLGFLLIAAAVPVLALVTNLIVAPKGRTGERKLTYESGMEPIGGAWIQFNIRYYMFALVFVIFDVETVFLYPWAVAFNRLGLLAFIEALIFIAILVIALAYAWRKGALEWS; via the coding sequence ATGTTTGTATTATCTGGCTATGAATATTTTTTAGGATTCCTTCTAATCGCCGCAGCTGTTCCAGTATTAGCTCTAGTTACTAATCTCATAGTTGCCCCAAAAGGCAGAACTGGGGAAAGAAAGCTTACATATGAATCTGGAATGGAGCCTATAGGAGGAGCATGGATTCAATTTAATATTCGTTATTACATGTTTGCCCTTGTTTTCGTTATATTTGATGTAGAAACAGTATTTCTTTATCCTTGGGCTGTTGCCTTCAATAGATTAGGCTTACTAGCTTTTATTGAGGCATTAATTTTCATTGCAATACTTGTCATTGCTCTGGCATACGCATGGAGAAAAGGTGCATTAGAATGGAGTTAA
- the bchD gene encoding magnesium chelatase ATPase subunit D codes for MILNPELQEKGEIKDLMKSKDSFRAFPLAAITGHSLLKLSLLLAAVDPSLGGVIIAGGRGTGKSVLARGLHTLLPPIEVLDNELILEKLTMRNSNTSLRPIGRNLDPDKPEEWDISTNKLLEAVIGSDYLNQIEEIPKKVREAPFIQVPIGITEDRLVGSIDVAASLSTGEQVFQPGILAEAHRGVLYVDDINLLDDGIVNLILEASGREQNNIERDGLSLSHPCKSLLIATYNPEEGALRDHVLDRFAIVLSADQSIDNAQRVEITKSVLSHAENNIKFSEKWSEESDNLSTQLILARQWLKDVKITKEQITYLVNEALRGGVEGHRSELFAVKVAKANAALRGDENVNSEDLKVAVRLVILPRAMQIPPEDEDIQPPPPEDQSPPPPPQSNNEESEPEANENDDDKEQEQEQEEDNSDGEEESNPEIPEEFILDPEACMVDPDLLLFSSAKAKTGNSGSRSVIFSDSRGRYVKPIIPRGKVKRIAVDATLRAAAPYQKSRRLRNPNKSIVIEENDFRAKLLQKKAGALVIFLVDASGSMALNRMQSAKGAVIRLLTEAYENRDEVALIPFRGNQAEVLLPPTRSITAAKRRLETMPCGGGSPLAHGLTQSAKVAKNALSTGDIGQVIVVGITDGRGNVPLGISLGQNGNEDKDNANDNVNLKQEVLDIASKFPMLGIKLLIIDTERKFIASGFGKELADAAKGKYVQLPKATDKTIAAMALSAINEL; via the coding sequence GTGATTTTGAACCCCGAGTTACAAGAAAAAGGAGAAATAAAAGATTTAATGAAGTCAAAGGATTCTTTTAGAGCTTTCCCTTTGGCGGCAATTACAGGTCATAGTTTGTTGAAATTATCTTTGCTTTTGGCAGCAGTTGATCCTAGTTTAGGGGGAGTGATTATCGCTGGTGGAAGAGGTACTGGTAAGTCAGTATTAGCTAGGGGTTTGCATACTTTACTTCCTCCTATAGAGGTATTAGATAATGAATTAATACTAGAAAAGCTAACTATGAGGAATAGTAATACTTCATTAAGACCTATTGGTAGGAACCTAGATCCAGATAAACCAGAGGAATGGGATATTAGTACTAACAAGTTGTTGGAGGCGGTAATTGGGAGTGATTATTTGAATCAAATTGAAGAAATTCCGAAAAAAGTAAGAGAGGCTCCATTTATTCAAGTTCCGATTGGTATAACTGAAGACAGGCTTGTTGGATCAATTGATGTCGCTGCATCATTAAGTACGGGGGAACAAGTTTTTCAACCTGGAATTTTAGCTGAGGCTCATAGAGGTGTTCTTTATGTAGACGATATAAATTTATTGGATGATGGCATTGTAAATTTAATTCTTGAAGCTTCAGGAAGAGAGCAAAACAATATTGAAAGAGATGGTTTGAGTCTCTCTCATCCTTGTAAGTCACTATTAATAGCAACTTATAACCCTGAAGAAGGTGCTTTAAGAGATCATGTTTTAGATCGTTTCGCGATAGTTCTTTCTGCAGATCAGTCTATTGATAATGCTCAAAGAGTTGAGATTACAAAATCTGTTTTATCACACGCTGAAAATAACATTAAATTTTCAGAAAAATGGTCGGAAGAATCTGATAATTTATCTACTCAATTAATTTTGGCAAGGCAATGGTTAAAGGATGTCAAGATAACAAAAGAGCAAATAACCTATTTAGTGAATGAAGCTCTTAGAGGAGGAGTAGAAGGCCATAGGTCAGAATTATTTGCAGTAAAAGTAGCGAAGGCTAATGCAGCTCTTCGAGGCGATGAGAATGTAAATTCTGAAGACTTAAAAGTAGCAGTAAGGTTAGTTATTCTTCCACGAGCAATGCAAATACCTCCAGAAGATGAAGATATTCAACCCCCCCCTCCAGAGGATCAGAGTCCCCCACCTCCACCTCAATCAAACAATGAAGAGTCTGAGCCTGAGGCTAATGAAAATGATGATGATAAAGAGCAAGAACAAGAACAAGAGGAAGATAATTCTGATGGAGAAGAAGAATCTAATCCCGAAATACCTGAAGAATTCATATTAGATCCTGAGGCATGTATGGTTGATCCTGATTTATTGCTTTTTTCATCAGCTAAAGCTAAAACGGGAAATAGCGGAAGTAGATCAGTCATATTTAGTGACAGCAGAGGAAGATATGTAAAACCAATTATCCCGAGAGGTAAAGTAAAAAGAATTGCTGTAGATGCTACCCTTCGAGCTGCTGCTCCTTATCAAAAATCGAGAAGATTAAGGAATCCAAATAAATCAATAGTTATTGAAGAAAATGATTTCAGAGCAAAGCTTCTTCAAAAAAAGGCGGGAGCTTTAGTAATTTTCTTGGTAGATGCTAGTGGTTCTATGGCTTTAAATAGAATGCAAAGTGCTAAAGGCGCCGTAATAAGACTTTTAACAGAGGCATATGAGAATAGAGATGAAGTAGCTCTTATACCTTTTAGAGGTAATCAGGCTGAAGTTCTTTTGCCACCAACAAGATCAATAACCGCTGCAAAAAGAAGACTTGAAACAATGCCTTGTGGTGGTGGATCGCCTTTAGCTCATGGACTAACACAATCAGCAAAAGTAGCAAAAAATGCATTGTCTACAGGAGATATTGGTCAAGTTATTGTTGTCGGGATCACTGATGGAAGAGGAAATGTGCCATTAGGAATATCTCTTGGTCAAAATGGCAATGAAGATAAAGATAATGCGAATGATAATGTCAATTTAAAACAAGAGGTTCTTGATATAGCCTCAAAATTTCCAATGCTTGGGATTAAACTATTAATAATTGATACTGAAAGAAAATTTATTGCAAGTGGTTTTGGTAAAGAATTAGCAGATGCAGCGAAGGGAAAATATGTGCAACTGCCCAAAGCAACAGATAAGACAATCGCAGCTATGGCTTTAAGTGCTATAAACGAATTATGA
- a CDS encoding MCE family protein, protein MRRSLRDSIVGFSLLGGILIFTFFSFWLRGVKLSQKNWHLFAEFNNASGLSKKSPVTYRGILVGSVEEILFTNESIKAKIVLNNPEIILTRPVFARVVTNSFLGGDVQVALETSEKIIPKNIAKPTSEKCDAKLIICQGDTITGKQLSSLSNITNRISQLLKESNQENLIENIVKSIDQFDKTQENLDELIYLSKQEILRVKPLIKEITIITNHLNNILSAIDDKETLSDIKLTINAARSITSKIDNMSDDFEKLTKDKELTKSIRDLTIGLSKFLNEIYP, encoded by the coding sequence ATGCGTAGAAGCTTACGAGATTCAATAGTTGGATTTTCCTTATTAGGTGGAATTTTAATATTTACATTTTTTTCTTTTTGGCTTAGAGGTGTAAAGTTATCACAAAAAAATTGGCACCTCTTTGCTGAATTCAACAACGCAAGTGGTTTATCAAAAAAATCTCCTGTTACTTACAGAGGAATTTTAGTAGGATCAGTAGAAGAAATCTTATTTACTAATGAATCAATTAAAGCAAAAATAGTTTTGAATAATCCTGAAATTATTCTCACAAGGCCAGTATTTGCACGAGTAGTAACTAATTCATTCCTAGGAGGAGATGTTCAGGTCGCTTTAGAGACCAGTGAAAAAATAATTCCTAAAAATATCGCAAAACCTACCTCCGAAAAATGCGATGCCAAATTAATTATTTGTCAGGGAGACACTATTACAGGTAAACAACTTTCAAGTCTTTCAAATATTACTAATAGAATCAGTCAACTTTTAAAAGAATCAAATCAAGAAAACTTAATCGAGAATATAGTTAAATCAATTGATCAATTTGATAAAACACAAGAAAATCTTGATGAATTAATTTATTTATCTAAACAAGAAATACTTAGAGTTAAACCTTTAATTAAAGAAATTACAATTATAACTAATCACTTAAATAACATTTTATCTGCCATCGATGACAAAGAAACTCTAAGTGATATTAAATTAACCATTAATGCTGCAAGATCAATAACCAGCAAAATAGATAATATGAGTGATGATTTTGAAAAATTAACAAAAGACAAAGAATTAACTAAATCTATAAGAGATTTAACTATCGGACTTTCTAAATTCCTCAACGAAATTTATCCGTAA
- a CDS encoding NAD(P)H-quinone oxidoreductase subunit J — translation MLKDGLEKSSDFSIEKGGFVSQNLSKDGIPNQSLENDHIGVENISVEASKLYEAVSALRNYGFNYLQCQGGYDEGPGKNLVSFYHFITVDDLQKIEKIQEVRLKVFLKRDSDLSIPSLYRIFKGSDWQERETYDMYGINFIDHPNPKRLLMPEDWRGWPLRKDYIQPDFYELQDAY, via the coding sequence ATGTTAAAAGACGGTTTAGAAAAATCCTCAGATTTCTCGATAGAAAAAGGAGGATTTGTAAGTCAAAATTTATCCAAAGATGGAATCCCTAATCAATCATTAGAAAATGATCACATTGGAGTAGAGAATATTTCTGTGGAAGCTAGCAAATTATATGAAGCAGTATCAGCTTTAAGAAATTACGGTTTCAACTATCTCCAATGTCAAGGTGGCTATGATGAGGGGCCAGGTAAAAATCTTGTTAGTTTCTACCATTTTATAACTGTTGATGACTTACAAAAAATAGAAAAGATTCAAGAAGTTAGATTAAAAGTCTTCTTAAAAAGAGACTCTGATTTGTCAATTCCTAGTTTGTACAGAATTTTCAAAGGAAGCGATTGGCAAGAAAGAGAAACCTATGACATGTATGGAATTAATTTTATTGATCATCCGAATCCTAAAAGACTTTTAATGCCTGAAGACTGGAGAGGTTGGCCTTTAAGAAAAGACTATATTCAACCAGACTTTTATGAATTACAAGATGCGTATTAA